One window of Methanobacterium alkalithermotolerans genomic DNA carries:
- a CDS encoding tRNA(His) guanylyltransferase Thg1 family protein, producing MKECEIFSNLKVPCGSKLILRLDGRGFHRLSNEFGLEKPYDSLFVDAMVNTAIFIMREFSPSFIYTFSDEFNVLLDQVPFSGRVEKMDSVFASFTASSFLHNFNKNLLKSGEEKSKPRMLNRVSFDSRVISLSSEMVMEYFKSRQDESWRNCLNGYAYWTLRDEMDKNQAMKQLKGLKSAQIHDLLFERGINISKVPAWQRKGVGIYKGEIEIKGYNPLHKEEVLTTRKKIITDWDLPVFNQNFFQEM from the coding sequence ATGAAAGAATGTGAAATTTTTTCCAACTTGAAAGTACCTTGCGGGTCTAAATTGATTTTAAGGCTGGATGGAAGGGGTTTTCATAGACTTTCTAATGAATTTGGACTGGAAAAACCATATGACTCTCTTTTTGTTGATGCCATGGTGAATACTGCCATATTTATCATGCGAGAATTCAGCCCTTCTTTTATCTATACCTTTTCTGATGAGTTCAACGTATTGCTGGATCAGGTTCCATTCTCGGGCCGGGTTGAAAAAATGGATTCAGTTTTTGCCAGTTTCACGGCTTCGTCATTTTTACATAACTTTAATAAAAACTTATTAAAATCAGGTGAAGAAAAATCTAAACCCAGAATGTTAAATAGAGTTTCTTTTGATTCACGTGTAATTTCTCTTTCTTCGGAGATGGTAATGGAGTACTTTAAATCCCGGCAGGATGAATCCTGGAGAAATTGCCTTAATGGATATGCTTACTGGACCTTGAGGGATGAAATGGATAAAAATCAGGCTATGAAACAATTAAAGGGTCTAAAAAGTGCCCAAATACATGATTTATTATTTGAAAGAGGAATAAATATATCAAAAGTACCTGCCTGGCAAAGAAAAGGGGTAGGGATATATAAGGGAGAAATAGAAATTAAAGGATACAATCCCCTCCATAAGGAGGAGGTATTAACCACCCGGAAAAAAATTATAACTGACTGGGACCTTCCGGTATTTAATCAGAACTTTTTTCAGGAAATGTGA